A stretch of DNA from Nitrospinota bacterium:
CCACCTTGATGATGGCCTTTTCCGCTTCCATTACGCGGTACATGACAACCGCGTTAACCTTTATTGAGACGTTGTCCTTCGTGATGATGTCCTGCGGCGGCACGTCGAGCGCGACAATTCTCATATCGACCCTTTGCATGGTCTGGAGTACAGGGATCAGTATCTTGATACCCTTTGTATAGGTGGCAAAATACCTTCCGAGCATGAAAACCACCCCCCTTTCGTACTCCATGATTATCTTGATGGAGCTCGCAAGGAGCATCAGAACTATCAGTGCCAGGGCGTATAGGGAAATCATTTATACTTCTCCTCCAGGGTTTCTCTTCTTTTATGTATCATACTTCAATTGGCTGGCGTTAAAAAGGAGCCTTTTCCAATTGCCGAAATCGGGACTATTCTATCTTTTTCTGCAATACCATATTGTAAAAACCGTCGCTGTTTTCGGAAATGCCAGTAATGGAAAAATATCGGCTGAAGATGGCAATTAGCTCCTTTCTCGACGAAAATCTGTCGTAATGGCCGTGGTGGCAGGCGTACCCATTCTTGTAGGTTTTTCCGTTTGCGTGCCGGAATTTTCGGCTGAAACATGTGAGGATAATATACCCCCCCGGCACGAGGAGAGAAAAAAGGAAATTCAGGAATACCTTTGTATCTTTTCTGCGAATATGGTGAAAAACGCCGTAGTCTATCACCAGGCCGAAACTATTCTCCTTGACGGGGATGCGAAAGATATCTCCAAGAATATATAAAACACCCTTCCCCTTTCTTCTGCCGGCGTTTTTCAAGGCGGTCTCCTGCATGTCAATCCCGATAACCTTAAAACCGTTCTCCGAAAGGTACGAAGAGTGTCTCCCTTCGCCGCATCCGAGGTCTAGCGCAATTCTATTAGGGAGTTTTTGTGCGATCTCCTTCAGCGATTTTTGCAGGTTCCCTGACGGTTTTCCGTCAACGGACCAGGGGGTATGCCCGGTTTTATAGGCATTTTCGTAAAAATTGTTCTGACTGCGGTAAAGCTTTTCTTCCGAAAGTTTTGTCAGCCCTGCTTTTAACATCAATATCCTAACCTGAAAATATGTTGTGCTTAGTTACACTTTTCATTTTGCAATTTTGTTTCAAAGAGAGCAACCAAGTCAACCCAAACGGGTCTTTTTTAATGTAAAATGCGCCATACGAATAAAAATTTAACTGACAATGAAAACCGGGGGGGCAAGTTGCGGCATTTGAAATTCCGTAATGGAATAAACTTGGGAATGATCACAACTCCATTCGGACTGACAGTTCTTGGTGAGCGAACGGTTTTAAGGAACAGTAGCGTTCAATGCAATGTATCCACTAATGGTTTTCAAATGAATGAAGTGGATGTTGCATGGTGAATCCTTTGTTTGGCATTGGGACAGACAATGCAGAGAAGCGTTTCGAAAAAATGTTCGGCCTTGTTAAAGATATTGGCGCGCTGAATCATGTCAGAAACAGGGATCTGCGTCATGTCATGCAGGAAGCCGCCAGGCTATTTGTAGAAAATGGCATAGCTGAATTTTGCTCCATTCTTTTCTGTCCCTCCCCTGTATCCTGTTTCAACCGCGTATTTGCCGTGAGGGATCGCAACGGCGGGGTTACCACGGAAATTTTCACAGACCGCATCTCGGTTGAAGATTCCCCTTTCCTGCTGAAAATGATGGAGGATGGGGTCCCGGTGTTTATCGATTCGATCGGTGATATTGAGCGGGAAGCCAGGATCAACATGATCGTGCCGGAAGGTTACAACTCCCTCTTTAGCATACCGGTCACATCCAATTCTGATACGTTCCTGTCTCTTACTTTCGGATATTCCGAAAAAAGATCAAAACCTGAAGAAAGCGAGATGGATTTCCTTGTTCATCTGGCACACCAGATCTCTGATATCCAGGCGATACAGTATTCGGACGAGCTTTTCCAAAACTATGAAATGGAATACCGTGAGCTTTTTGAAAATTCGGCTGACGTTGTCATCAAGATTAACGCTCAAGGGGAGATCGAGGATATAAACTCGCAGTTTACCGCGGAGACTGGTCTGGACGCCGGGGACTGGATAGGAAAACCGATATCGTCACTTTTCACCGGCGTTGAAAACGCCGGGTATGAGATATTCAGGAAAAATATGGACCGCTTTTCCGGCCTTGAATGCGTGTTGAACGGCAACAGAGAACAGAAATTTTATCTCCTCTCTTCGTGGCCAAGATTCAACAGCGAGGGGAAAATGATCGGAAACTGGATAGCGGCACGTGATCTGACCGAGAGGAAAAAAAAGGAGATGGATCTCCTCAGGCTGAAAGAAAAGGCG
This window harbors:
- a CDS encoding class I SAM-dependent methyltransferase, producing MLKAGLTKLSEEKLYRSQNNFYENAYKTGHTPWSVDGKPSGNLQKSLKEIAQKLPNRIALDLGCGEGRHSSYLSENGFKVIGIDMQETALKNAGRRKGKGVLYILGDIFRIPVKENSFGLVIDYGVFHHIRRKDTKVFLNFLFSLLVPGGYIILTCFSRKFRHANGKTYKNGYACHHGHYDRFSSRKELIAIFSRYFSITGISENSDGFYNMVLQKKIE
- a CDS encoding ATP-binding protein — its product is MVNPLFGIGTDNAEKRFEKMFGLVKDIGALNHVRNRDLRHVMQEAARLFVENGIAEFCSILFCPSPVSCFNRVFAVRDRNGGVTTEIFTDRISVEDSPFLLKMMEDGVPVFIDSIGDIEREARINMIVPEGYNSLFSIPVTSNSDTFLSLTFGYSEKRSKPEESEMDFLVHLAHQISDIQAIQYSDELFQNYEMEYRELFENSADVVIKINAQGEIEDINSQFTAETGLDAGDWIGKPISSLFTGVENAGYEIFRKNMDRFSGLECVLNGNREQKFYLLSSWPRFNSEGKMIGNWIAARDLTERKKKEMDLLRLKEKAEAANFSKLSLLNNVSHELKTPLTSIIGFGKLISCNEKIDTKVREQAAIVEKEGKDLLTIINSLLDVASAEKEWGELKHTRIQLGKFLKFIANGGKRGVLEISIDNDLPETIIADEKKLMIVLDQLVDNAFKFSMGKKVSLTARKSEGDIVFSVKDDGVGIEEKNLERVFEHFVQEDSGLSREFEGMGLGLPLAKTAVLAMGGRIWVDSIKGEGSTFHFAIPFVTATAE